From the genome of Ziziphus jujuba cultivar Dongzao chromosome 4, ASM3175591v1:
ggtccaatggcaactcacgggtgaaataataatacttgcgcgctgaaccacatatacatataccagaacaccaatactgtgtgaatgcgtctaaaataattattaaaccaaccgtaccgttttccaaaattaccgtgggaaatataccaaattttcacaaaataccatcccacatatttccttTTCACAATCCGGTAtgaaaacatcaataataaataaatcataattttctcgtaacacgaggtgcaacaattaaaataccgcgggcataatttatacaatttaaacaaatattttcataaaatatttaacccaattatgcccgaaaaataatacttaaaatcacgtatgattattaccgaaatacactttgctcatgcataaataataaattaaaccacaataaaataataattaaatcgtaCTACATGAGCAtgattcaaataccaattaaacataattaattgcccaaaatatttttgaaggtgggtcactcacctggagcacgcaattaacctaagatctaccatgggatcaattccatgactcacccgtgctcctagaacaaaatctacacacagtcaaataaattaatattttaatcgggtaataatacccggtacccggggggtcaaacacaaacgttatacAAAATAGtcaaataatataccgaatcgaagcttgagcgacgaggattacaaatccggtctccatcgaccccaattccgccggaggtggccggaatttgaccggaaagcttcggtcggatttaaacttgagggatctctcaaatggtgggggtTTTGGGCAATGTAACCCcgaaaatggactcagaggggtcgaaaatggtggaatagaggtatgggtcgggctgggttggtcggaaacggcgagaatcaccggaaaaacgtaaccggccgccgccgacttcaccggcctgatctgggcgcgtccagcGGCGACTGGTGGGGAAAATTGGAGGCTGAGGTCGCGAggagctgggcttcaccggtggccggcgcgtgtgtctatccggcgactgaaatccggccaaaaggCCGGTCAAAGAGagcgggggagagagtcaaaggataGAGAGGGGGAAAAATTCCTGCTGGTTTTTTtatggctcggggaagaagaagggaaggaaaggaaaagaaaagagaaggaggtgctttcccacgtggggaaaagaaaagaaaaagataaagataaagaaaagaaaaaggaaaataaaaaagaaataaattaaaattaattaaataatattaataataatattattatttaaaataataataaaataatatgatattacacatggttgacatgtggcttctcaatatggtgacacatggtcaccttcattaagtcacacgtggcacatcgttacacgttcaaaaataatattaaaataatacagtatttaaaaaaaaactctacgggtccataactttcaaaccacatgtccaaatcggacgtgccgctagtctacagactcgtatcgatgagcacttcacagccatgcatgagtcaaagctcaaccttgcatgaataaaaagtcaactctggcaccccttggacagtttggacctcaacttgttttgctcataactttcaaaccgtagctccgttttcaacgtgatactagtctacgaactcatgccaacgtgtacttcgtaacggtacctcagtcaacctagaattccaaccggatcaaaaagtcaatttttaacCCTTCGGTCAaaggtcaacagtcaacctcggtcaacgtgcaaaaattccgacatggttcgggacggggtgttacaaaaatatGATAGCCTCAAAATTACAACATACtgaatttatgaaattgaaatattatgaaatacaaatgtcaggacccgtccagaattcctccccggaaccctagacaagccctgatcccagcgaaaccctaccggaccctccaatggaaaatccggcagagcctcccctaagggatggacttaccataaattacctgcactgaaaacacacttctaaatttcatccccttattcctcccacattactacaaattgttccacaaatttcagcacttctcaacaataacaacagtccagtgcataaataaaacataagtgtcccaatagtatacagagcttgaagaagtgctaatcaacagaaatacaacaaggatgaaataaataatacactgaaataaaagagtacagaagtacttctcgaaatacaacagcagcggaaaacttggttcactccggaagaacgtctaccaccacttgcacctaagggaacggaacttaaaaacgtgagatgctaatcatgtcaatgagtgaccctaactactaaacacttttaatgataataaaataataataataataacaattaagggaattgaataaataccaataattaataaataaataataataactgttggaaataatagtttccctcaaaactctcaccaatcgctccgtttgaaatgttccctttttaaaacaatttcacaaaacccgatgtacgtacttcccgaaaaccaagggattaaaccatttgataaacaataaataaataaatacataccccaagatataattaaaatataataaattatagtaaataatttttgaacacctttggggtttaaaacattatttgcaatttacacctgacgcaccacaccatataccggtgatgccctccgatacccgacgtcccgagcaccgactggcccgggggggggggggggggggggagggttaaagagagaaacctgcaaacggcacttcggcgtcccgacagtaccgctgctgaaaccatctcccggccaaggaggggggcggctatgcgcaataacaaacttgcctgcccacggtccaatggcaacaacgggagaaataataaccgcgcgctaaaccacataatacctgcgcgctaccacgtgtccatagaccagaacaccaatactgtatgagtgcgtctaaaaataaacattattaaccaaccgtaccgttttccaaaaattaccgtggggaAATACATTagattctcacacttaccatcccacatatttttatttaataaaccggtacgaaacattgataaccaacaaaccacaattttctcgaagtacgagatgcaaccataaaaataccccgggcataatttataaaatttaaacaaatattttcataaaatatttaacccaattatgcccgaaaataatacttaaaaccacgtacgattaataccgaaacatactttgctcatgcataataaataaattaaaccaaaataaaaccataattaaatcataccacatgagcataatttaaataccaattcaaataccaattaaacataattaattgcccaaaataatttttgaaggtgggtcactcatcttgagctcgtaaatcaactaagatccttcTCGGGATTAACTCCACCACttgtacgcgcacctaaacaaccacagtgtaccaaccaaaaatattaatattttattttggtaattcccaaatgggtacccggggagcgaacaccaaacgatatctaaaggttacgagttatataccgaatcaaagctcgagtgatgaggatcactgattcggtcttactttccggtgatcggacccgacggggtcggaatctcgtcggaaagcttttcgggtttcggctcggcaattctcccaaaccgtcgcgaattggcggaaacggatgccggattcgggttcatgagatcgaacacagtggactggagccgaccggaaaactgggtactcgctggaacagtaacttccggcgagccgctgcGGTCATCGGCAACCATCGCCGGTGGCGGctcgtgcggtggccgttggctgagattttttgcagatttgtagatcgtggggagagcaatccaatgggaccggcggtgaggcaaacggaggccggacagcggagaaatcacggtttgaagatttccggccccttgccggaaaacgctccgatcccgacgcgtcggtggtccggtggccgtgaaacttggtgggtcggccagacttgaggaggtggtgatggctagctggcgcgtgtggccggaaaatggctagctggcgcgtgtggccggcggtggagggaaaaagtcgccgccgatcttcgaacgtccgatccgggcgcgtctggcggccgatcgccgtgaaactttgaggttttgctggaaatggggaggggaaccttgctggctggtgcgtgtacagtagatcggtcggaaaatttgaaaatctccggtggccggtcggattctctctctctttctctctcctctctctcttccccgagatttttatcaaataaaagccaccgtgtgacactgttcatgccacgtggaccaatcagaagctgacacgtggcaatTCACtattcatcgactcaaaaacattaaaatattacggtatccggcaaactttaAACGTCCTTAACTTTTTAActggatgtccgttttaagcgtgccgctagtctgtgaactcgtatcgacgagcacttcacaaccatgcacgagttaAAGCTCATTTccctataaataaaaagtcaactccggcaccccttggacagtttgcacttcaacttgttttgcccataactttcaaaccgtagctccgttttcgacgtgctactagtctacgaactcggggcatcatgcacttcgccacggtaccctggtcaactggaaattccaactggagcaaaaagttaacttttgacccgctcggtcaacgtgcacggattccggtgcgatttgggatggggtgttacacaaaagtcaaaaattatgattttaattatgttagAAAACCTCTTACCATGTTATACTCTAAAACGTGACGTAAATTATCATAATCCCATATTCTACTGCATCTTCCAGGTTCATTGCGAGATTTTTCCCGTACAATTTCCTTTCCCGTGTCTTGCAATAGGTCATGCATCCAAACTTTGCCATCATTGTCAACATGTAGGAGAGATTTATCAATAAGAACTCTTATCCTGATTTCTGGAAAGAAACCACAACTATCCATAATTTGAATAACATTGTCTTCTTCAAATCCATTGAAGAAGCATGCGATATCTAGGAAAATACTTTTCTCTATATCCTCAAGTCCATCAAAATTGATTTGAAGTACTTTCGTAATGTCCTTGTTTGGATACTTCTTCAGCCTATCCAAAGCACTTTCCCATTGATTTACActttttccacataaaaaggAACCTAGTACTTCTAAAGCTGATGGAAGACCGTGAGCATAAGCTATCACTTGTTCAGACAACTCCTCGTATTCCTTTGACGGATGAGTACTTTTGAAGGCTTTGTGAGAAAAAAAGTCGAAGACCTTCACTATAATTCAATTGGTCAACTCTATATATTCTACATTCTATATATGTACTTAGAAGCAAAACTTTGTTTCTGGTAGTTACAATTATTCTACTTCGAAAGCCAAACCAATTATTTTTACCAGCTAATGCTTTTAGCTGGTCTAATTTGTCAACATCATCAAGGACAACAAGTACTTTCTAATGGCATAACTTACTTCTTATCATGTCCATTCCTTTATGAATATCCCTTGTTTTTGTAGGCAAACCATTTAGAATGTTTGAAAGGAGAAGATTTTGCAAATACACAAGACCATTTTACTTCTTTTCACAAACTTCTCTAACATTTAAAAGGAAGCTGCAACCTCCGAATTGAGAAAACATCCAATCATAATAAGCTTTGGCAAGATTTGTCTTCCCTATTCCACCCAACCCACAAATTCCAATAAAGTGAACATTATCCAACGATGAAGTACAAACACAAACATTTAGTTTCTCTAGTCGTGAATCGATACCAAAAAGGTCCTCTGAAATGTTTAACTGTGGAACACCAAGTTTATTTGATATCTTTACGATAAAGTCTTGTATAAATTTTGCTTCATTCCTtagaaattcaaacatgaaaaCCATAGTAAGTGAAAGTATAGCATTAAGTTTATAAATGTAATTTCTCtacttaaataaatttgtatatttgtacaaaattttgtattttgttaatCATCTCTCATATTATAATCGGAGACATGCACAGTAATATGGAAAATGCTACTGGCCGGTTATCACTTCACCatataaatttttgattaagGTAATTAACACTGTAACACTTGTCACCTTCTTAAAGACTTAAAACCGATTTATATGTTTAtccatgtataaaaataaaaattccatttacaACAATAGATAAGGCCGAATTATCAATTAGTCAAACCATGTATTTGAAGTTTAGTTGGATTAATCGACTGAATATATGTGTAAATATTTTTAGGAGTTGAAAttcttacaaaagaaaaatataaatataaaaagatatatgttaaattttttttttttttaatgttaataaacatatatatgtgtgtgtttgaTTATTTCTGTTAATGCATCCCTCCaacctttcatatatatatatatatatatatatatatatgcatatgtatatatatgagttttctttttccaaaactcaatcATAGATCagaaaggaaaaagggaaagacatagataaaaggaaaaggacaagtatatatatatatatatatatatattgcctacCCATCATGTAAAGCACATCCAGCAAGACTGGCAACTTGTGTTAAAGCGTTCCTCCATCTCTGCACCTTTTGACTAAAATCTTGTTCATATCTGTGGAATGGTTCTCCAAAACTTCCAATCTGCTTCCGTACATGAGATGGATCCACAGGTAGAAAATTGGCAGAACAATCTGTTTATAGGCCTCCCTGCATTCAAGAATCTTGAcaagttcatccaaacaccaacTCGAAGAAGCATAGTTTTCCGAGAGAACGATGACCGAACAGCGTGAATTTTCAAGGGCTTTCAACAGTTCTGGTGAAATGGATTTACCTCTCTCAAGTTTATCATCGTCTAAGAAGGTGTAGATTCCTTTCTGACAAAGAGCAGCATAGAGATGACTTGTAAAATTGTTGCGGGTGTCTTCACCCCTAAAACTCAAAAACACATCATATTCTGTtctaggagaagaagaagaagaagaagaagcagcagaGAACATTGAGTAAGATCTTTTCATAGTTGGAAGTGGAAGAGATGATAAGAATAGAGCTCAAAGGGCCTATATTATTATCAGAGAGGTCAGATTTGTGCAGTAACCGGACTAAGAAGAAGGAATGCAAATTAGTAACacctacatatataaaattaagctCAGATCTGCCCATAGGATTCCATTCCTGCTTTACGCGATTTTAGGTTTACTTTATCCAAGAGCTACACATTTTAGTGGGAACCTTCCCAGaaacaaggaaaaaataataaaaaataaagaaacgaaaaagaaagaaagcgtGTTTAGTCCATTACTTCCTGGAAAATTAGTCAACAAAACTTCATGGATACTTATTCAAAAGAAGTACAGAGCTATGATGAAATTAAATCTTAAAACATAACAGATTTCTTCATGCCATTTGTTGAGAAACATTTGACATATTGTGACCAAACTGTCATATTATGCACAAACAATGTTGGTTCTTGCTTGTACAGTTATTTTGTTCAGGGCTTTTCTTAAGAGTATGGAAAACCATTCCATGATATGCCAATAACTGTGCTGTTTCATTATTTCTACccgaaatataattaatcaagaATAATATATTCACTAGAGGTTTGGAGAAATGTAATTTTGACCGAGTCAAACagaaaaaacacacaaaatttAACATACAAACTTCTATCAAAACACCATAACTAAATGTATTTCAGAGTTTCTAATTATAACATATAGCAGCAGAGAGTTAGAGAGGTATTTCATTCTGTACCCAATCTGTAACTTTTCCCGGTGAATGCCTGAAAACCAACCTTTTCTTCCGTCTTCTTCTCCATTATTCTTCTTTTGTCATCCACTTTCTTCGACTCTTCTGACGGCTTTCCGACAGCATTGGAAGACCCAAAGACAACCTTCCCAGCTTTCTGACCAACAACACTAGTCTGTTTACATTTTTCTTTCACTGGCAGAAACAGAGGTTAAAACAGGGGACCCATCTAACCGCTTTGCCACACCCATGAATGGTCTGAACTTTGGTTCCTCttgtttttccttctttccaACTTCCATGGAGGCTTTTTCAATAATCTTGTCAGCTGGTTTAACTTTCTCAGGCTCATTATAGTCCAAAGGAGGAGCGAAATCAACCTCGCAATCAGTGACATTAACACGAATCGCCGAGACCGGCTTGGTCTCCAAAACATTGATGTAAAACTTCTTGCCCTCATGCATGATCATGATGGTATCTCCAGCAGACAAACAAGTAAAGCCTCTGATCAGAGCAGATTCCAAGACGGATTTCGGGTTCGGAAAGATGTACAAAATGGGTGGCGTGGGGCTGCATCTTGATGTAGCTTCCTTTGACCAGATTGACGTTCTTGATCATGACAACATCTCCTTGTTCAACACGCATCTTCTCCATAATCCAGTTGGGTAAAAGAACCTGGCCTTCTTTGGAGCTAAACTCCACGACACCGCAGTAGGAGACTCGGCCGGTTTCCGAGCTCCGAAGGTGGAAGAGCATGGGGTATTGGATGTCCATGTGAGAGAGACGAAGCAATGCAGATTCAGGAAGTATGATCTTGTCGCCGCTTTTGTAGATGAGAGTGTTGGGAATGTTTGAACCGAAAGCAACGATAAGTTTGTTCGAAAGATGAGGATCCATAGAAGTTGGGGTCCATGTGGTAAGTGCTTTCCCAAGGCGAATTCACCATCAATGGATAATCCATGACTACCCATTgagagtgaaaaaaaatttcaaaaaaaaaaaaaaattgcagagtaTAGAGGATATAATAGTATAAAGACTTAACTAAAACGAATAACTAAAACGAATGTTGTTTGGctatgtatatgtttgtatatacaGCCATGTATATATAGCCCTTTTGATCAGGACGATCCTGATCATAAaatctctttctatatatatatatatatattctatatatatatatatatatatagatgatataTAGTGGGAGTTGTATTTCACTAGGAGTTGGGTTTTCTCTTGTCATCTGGTTTTGGAGTTAATTTGTGTTTTGGAAAGATTACATATATGATTAACAATAGCAAAAACCTTTTTGGAGAggccctttatttatttatttattattattatttttcggtGAAAGATTAAacgtatttctttctttttaatggaATTGAGATATATAAAACGTAAGTGAAATGGATCTCCAGATAAATGATAATTCCACAAGAATCCAATATAAATACTGGAGAATACATTGCTCACTTGTAATTATAAGAATTATGCTTTTTAATTTATCCAACAAGTGTCAATCTGCtccaaaaaccttttttttatcGCATCAATCTACAAATTTGtaagctttttttctttgtttaattaaGTCCCATTTAATATTAAGATTTTATATTGGCCTTtgccaccccaaaaaaaaaaaaaaaaaagaagacaaaatttttttttataaaaaagtctATATGGGTCAtaagaatattatataatattagtatATTTATGATTGAGCGTTTAGAACTACATCGAAGGCGCGACTTCATGATGCATTATTCACATCTAGACTCTGTAacagaatattattattattattgtgaaatcCATAGAAAAGGAAAAGCATGGACCTAGTCGATTGTTGATGGACTCACGTTCAAATCTTTCAAATAAAGGAGTCCATTGGTAGTCCCACTTCACTTCATCAAAAGCATTGATCGTTTTTGTGTCCCCGGTTGTAAATTCTAATAATGTCACAGGTGTACCAAATTAACTATTTTAgtatatgtaattattatttgattgtgaACTTTGGACCTAGTTGTAAACTTAAGAATGACTTGAAATATCGAGGAATGAAACAGGTTAGAATTTTAGATCCAGGAAGAACAatatcaaatcttttttttaaatgagggGGATTATGTAAACAATTATGAAACATCATGTTTGGTAATATTAACCACCTTGTTTAACCATGTACAAACATACACAAACAAGTAAATATAAAGAAATGTGGAGAGAAAACCTGGAGATATCTTTTCAGGAATACAAATGCTGTCCTTTTGCGGTCTTTCTTTCTTACCAAACCAATGCAGCCTATACAAAGTGCAGAACATCGCAAGTTGCGTCTGTCCACTGGATCAACAAAAGTGTGAAATTAACTACCATTTCTAGGCTCGGTGGAACCTCTGGCCCCcaatgtttttagatttttgaaaTGCCATACACCAAGATACCTAAGCTTGGATAATTCATTGATACTGGTGAGTAAGCTAGAAAAAAAGTTGTTGCTTAGGTTTAAATCTTCTAAACAAACTAAGCTgccaaaatcttcaaaaaaatgCTCCTTCCAATAGAATGCAAAGACTTAGATCTAATTTTTTCAAAGAATAAAGACCAGCTGAGAATATAACTTTGCCAACAATGATGTTGCTCAATTTTCCCCTTGTCCTGCTGCTAAATTTCTTCCACAAGATAGCGTCTTGAGGTTTCTTAGACGTATAATGGAAGATAGTATGTATCTTATAGCACTGCCTCTCACGTTAAGCTCCTCCAAACTGTTGAAATGCCCCATGTCCTCTGGTAAGTTGCAGAGCCTTGAACAACCATCAAGCTCAAGAACCTTGAGAGGTTTCAAACCATTTATGCATGTTGTAAAATTTCCTGAACTTGTGCAAGAATTCAGGTTCAGTAAAGTAAGCCTTTTCAAAAATTGTAATAGTTGGGTGAACCCCCAATAGTTTTGAGCAACCTACAAGAATCAAGTTCTCTAGATTCAAAACCACCCTAAAGTCTTcgagtttttattattttaaaaatgtttatcgGGTACGAACATTTTGGCCTATATGTGGATTCTCTCTACACAGTTTATGCCAAATCTCTAAGGATAGAAATATGTTTTCCATTTTGCTTTCTATataccacattttttttttccagcgtTTAGTTTATGATTTTACGAACGGTGTTTCTTCATTTGCAAGGCCAAACTTAAGTATATTTTTAGTGGTAACTTTGTAACATCTTTCTCACAGACTTTGTCATACTAGAATTGATCTGACTTGGACACAAAAACTTAAAGACGTGAGGAAAAgttctttctttctattttgttcaaatttgagGGTGAAatcatcaattaatttaatggtATCTAGCAAGTAAATATAGTAGCTTTGTGAGACTATGTACCACAATTTAGTTCAAACTTCATTTAAATCTTCTGCATGCATTTCACTCACTACAACTCTTCATTTGAGTCTTGAGTGGTGACATATTGGTATATTACTATCTATACTTTATGACACCATGTATTGACGTTTTAGGACCGGTATGTGAAAGAATCTAAGGAAAATTAGTGGTTCTGCAGGTACAAAGAAAAGTGAAATTATGTTTTCACCGAAACCATGTA
Proteins encoded in this window:
- the LOC132799262 gene encoding disease resistance protein RUN1-like, with the translated sequence MDMIRTFKSTHPSKEYEELSEQVIAYAHGLPSALEVLGSFLCGKSVNQWESALDRLKKYPNKDITKVLQINFDGLEDIEKSIFLDIACFFNGFEEDNVIQIMDSCGFFPEIRIRVLIDKSLLHVDNDGKVWMHDLLQDTGKEIVREKSRNEPGRCSRIWDYDNLRHVLEYNMVRGFLT
- the LOC125422096 gene encoding uncharacterized protein LOC125422096, whose amino-acid sequence is MDPHLSNKLIVAFGSNIPNTLIYKSGDKIILPESALLRLSHMDIQYPMLFHLRSSETGRVSYCGVVEFSSKEGQEATSRCSPTPPILYIFPNPKSVLESALIRGFTCLSAGDTIMIMHEGKKFYINVLETKPVSAIRVNVTDCEVDFAPPLDYNEPEKVKPADKIIEKASMEVGKKEKQEEPKFRPFMGVAKRLDGSPTSVVGQKAGKVVFGSSNAVGKPSEESKKVDDKRRIMEKKTEEKVGFQAFTGKSYRLGTE